A single genomic interval of Eleutherodactylus coqui strain aEleCoq1 chromosome 3, aEleCoq1.hap1, whole genome shotgun sequence harbors:
- the LGALS1 gene encoding galectin-1, which produces MAADGVVLTNLNLKPGHCVEVKGFIPPDCKGFAVNLGENANSYILHLNARFDLHGDIQKIVCNSKDADGWGAEQRENAFPFQQGAETMMCFEYQPDNITVKLSSGEQFSFPVRKPLSSISFMSLEGIQFKSISTE; this is translated from the exons ATGGCAGCTGAC GGTGTGGTCCTGACCAACCTCAACCTGAAACCAGGCCACTGCGTGGAAGTCAAGGGCTTCATTCCCCCGGACTGTAAAGG CTTTGCTGTAAATTTGGGAGAGAACGCCAACAGCTACATCCTCCACTTAAATGCTCGTTTTGACCTTCATGGAGATATCCAAAAGATAGTCTGCAATTCCAAGGATGCTGATGGCTGGGGAGCAGAACAGAGAGAGAATGCCTTTCCCTTCCAGCAGGGAGCAGAAACCATG ATGTGCTTTGAGTACCAGCCGGACAACATTACAGTAAAGCTGTCATCAGGAGAACAGTTTTCATTCCCTGTCCGTAAGCCTCTGTCCTCAATCTCCTTCATGTCCCTGGAGGGTATTCAGTTCAAGTCCATCTCAACGGAGTAG